The DNA segment acgatctatccagtggtgagagaggtgtgttgaaatcgcctagtattattgtgttgtggtctatttgatttctgcaattgaaaaagatttgtttgacgtacatggatgagccaatgttcaggacatagatatttatgattgttatgtcttgctgatttatgctttccttaagcagtatgtaatgtccttctttatcccttctgactagttttggcttgaaatccacattatctgaaatgaggatggatactccagtttttttttgctgagtccatgtgcatggtatgttttttcccatccttttacctttagtctatgggtatctctttctatgagatgagtctctttcttgcaggcagcatattgttgggtttttctttttaatccaatctgccagtctatatcttttgattgatgagttcaggccattaacatccagggttattattgtgatatgatttgtattcccagtcatttgattcatttttgttttttgacatgatttggtttctcctttatttggctattcctttaggctagttcctcccgttgctgatttgcatcgttgtttttcatctcttcctcatggaatattttgctgagaatgttttgtaatgccgactttctttttgtaaattcctttagcttttgtttatcatggaaagatcttattttgtcgtcaaatctgaaagtatgttttgctgggtataagattcttggttggcatctgttttctttcagggcttggtaaatgttgttccaggcccttctagcttttaggatctggattgaaaaatctgctgatattattattggtttcctcctgaatgtaatttgattcttttctctcgtgacctttaaaattctgtttttattttgtatgttagttattttcattataatgtgccttggtgtgggtctgttgtaattttgtttctttggagtccataagcctcttgtacttggttttccatttcattcttcagatttgggaaattttctgaaattatttcattgaatagattgttcattcctttggtttgtttctctaagtcttcctcaatcccaataattcttaaatttggccttttcatgatatcccatagttcttgtagattctgttcatgatttcttaccatcttctctgttcgttcaactttgtttttaaggttaaatattttgtcttcaatgtctgaggttctgtcttccaggtgttctatcctattggttatgctttctatggagttcttaatttggtttattgtttccttcatttcaaggatttgtttttttttttgttttttttttttttttttttagtatctctaactctttattgaagtgatctctcgctttccgtatttggtcttttaactgttgattggtgcgataatttaatgcctgcatttgctctttcatctcctccttcaatgcctgcattttctctttcatctcctcatttgcttccctgattgttttaattatgtacattctgaactccctttctgacatttcttctgctgtgctgtcattgggttttattgatacagtatctaggttgtttgggacattttcttcccttgttttctcatattgttcagatgtcagtgggaatctgagatattgcagatttcctctattggcttatagtgtccctgtagatttccagtatatcaccttcCAACCTTCAGTAGCCAgcagtcttagaggaacttgataatgcagtgcttccgaagaaagctgcccctagcccactactggttctaggacttggagctggctctgtgcggaaaggctctcactgttgggtctgctccaagaagctggccatggaaggagcccactgcctcagggagcagggctacctggggaagactctagctgccctgccctgctctgagaagccaccccggTACGGGCTTGCCAcccgggcctgccacccgggccgagcttcacccagtgggggagactaaccccatggctctatgttagtccgagtctctcaatgcctccccttcttgaatcctgtgttctggagcgacaggagatgtcgtcaccctctagtccaccatcttggatcaccccgtggaaggCTGTTcgcattcttgattgtatcctttgctgagaaaaagctttttagtttgagtctgtcccatttattgattcttgctttgatttcttgtgctttgggagtcttattgaggaagtctgatcctaagccaacatgatgaagatttgggcccactttgtcttctattaggtgtcaACCCaaaagcccttcaacagatgaatggataaagaaactctggtatatatacacaatggaatactattcagtcataaagaagaataatattatggcatttgcaaataaatggatggaattggagaatatcatgctaagtgaaataagccaagtccaaaaaaccaaaggccaaatgttttccctgataagtggagaatgatatataatgagggtgcagggtgggaaatgagagaataatggcggaactttagaatatgtagaaggaaatgagagggagggggtatgaaaaatggtggaatgagacagacatcattactgtatgtaaatgtatgattacacgaatgatatgaatctacattgtgtacaaccatagaaacgaatgtaccccatttgtgtacaataaatcaaaatgcagtctgtgaaaaattaaaagctaaattaaaaaaaaagtaaactggaaaaaaataaaaacttgacccttaaaaaaaataaagtaatccaagttttaatgaagaaaaaattgtatacatttgtaagaatttaaatatttattgtagcaaaactgccttttttttttttttactggtaatggtatatgcctgtaatcccggtgactcaggaggttgaggcaggaagatcataagttcaaagccagactcagtaacttagcaaggccctaagcaacttagtgagactctgtctcaaaataaaaaaataaaaacagattaggGGTGTGACTCAGgagttaagtgccactgggttcaatccctggaaacaaaagaaaaaaaaatactgcctttttaatttctaagaaaattctGAGTGTTATGGAATAGCAATATAACAAAGGATTTCAATTCTGCTGCTTACTAATGTTTATGTGATAGTTAGCAAGTTCATCTTtattgacttggtttcttcatcagtaaattAAGATTATAATAATATCTATATTTTAGGGTGACATGTTATTGAATTAGGTATGCAGATAGCATTTATTGTAGTGTCTTGCACTTAGcaaattcttaataaatactaGTTGTTCTTGTTATGATTGTAATGTACTTAGTCTGATTAGTTATGGAGTCTTCAATTCAACTCTCTACCATCTTGtgcttattcttattttctatccCTGGTACTTGTGCTGTGCTTTTGAAGACCCAGATTCTATCTCATGGCATCCTTTTGATTTTGCCCCAACTTATTTCTATCCAGTCTATTGTGTATGGACAAGCTCATGATATGAATCTACTATCTTGATTCAGGTATACACCCCTGATTCGGTCATCCAGGAATTTCTAGTTAGCAGGAATTGGGGGTAGGTGGGGGGTTTCCCTCAGAAGAGGTTAAAGCAATGACTAAGAGAACTGAGGGGTATGTCTCTGTTTCTGTTGAATTTATAGTCTTTCTCccctttctaaatttttctgttctctgttttcTCTGTCTTAATATAGTTATCTGTACTGTTAATCAGATGAAGACAAAACTTCAGACAGAGACttgaagtatatatttaaacTGATCACCTGCCTTTAAcagaaataaatcatttcatATCAAAGGAAAATGAGTTACTGCTCACATCTTGAGAGTTTGGGAACTTTAAGACATATTCAGTGAAAAGCTCAAGATTTTAGAATTCATCCGTTTTCTAGTCataaactttcttttctgttttcctctgtaCATTTTTTTAGCTGAAATGGAAAAGCTTATGAAGATACTCCTTCTGGAACTGCCTCAGGTGAAGTATACATATTCCCTTAATCATTACATGATTATCAGTGATTTATAACTTATTAACATTTCAATATTTCTGGTTAACTTATGAATTTACATTAAATTAagctaaaaatatattgtaaaattgCAGTACAGTGGAATGAGTGCTTTGGACTTCTGCTTCTGGTCAAGATGAAATAACATCTTGGACTTACTGGAGCAACTAAAATCCAGACAAAATATAGGAAACAAGAGAACTCAAGACACTGAACATCAAGCAAGGCAAGATAATGGTCCCTGAAAGAGgggaaataaatgagatgaatcCTCCCATTGCCCTATCTTATTGCCTGCAGAAAGTTTTCAGGCCCTGGCACAGGTAAAGGGAACCTAGGTTTCTGGAACTGAGAAAATGGAGTAACAGGTCAGAGAAGTCAAAAAAGAAGAGTGCTGGAGAAGAGAGCGCTTgcatagagaaagaaaacaagatatcTAAAGGGTCCCCCTCAAGCATTCAGTTGAACACTGGGCGCATGCTAGTGAGACTATCCAAACTTGGAGAAAGAtccatcttaaaaaaatagtGCCCATGACTCACACAAGTCTGGGGATAGTGTCTGTTTTTCAACAGCCAGAGTGGGAAACTTTCTCATTCATTGGGATTGCTACTAAATACTAAAGAAGGTCTTATCTCAGTGGCAGGTTAAATTCAACTAGGTCTACAAGCTGCTCTGGTCCTATCTAACAGAATTTGAAAGCAAGACTCTAAAAGATCAAATTGTGTCCAAATAACTCAATGCTTTACAAATGGAgttcaaaaatgtttataagaatataaaaatatctatcaCCAAAGTAAAAGTCACAATATCTTCTGTCCAATAAAAAATGGCAtttaaagaagcagaaaaatacaaCTCATAATAGAAATATCAGTTGACTCTGACTGACAGAAATGGTAGGATTCatatataaaaagattaaaacagtTATTATAACTATCTCATGTATTTAAGAAGTTAGAGGAAAGATTAAGCATTTTTGATAGAGACTTTTGAAAGCGGGGAGTCCCAAACTGAGTTTACAAAGATGAAAACTAAATTATCTCAGAGCCATCCAAAACTATAAAAAAGgctaaaataaagtaaaatgtgaaaTGTGGGATGGAAAGGGAAGATggatacagaaaaattatttcaagaaccACCTGTCACTTTTTTCTTAGTTTGATGTAAATTGTAAACACACAGATTGAAGATTCTCACCCaattccttaagaaaaaaaaggcaCAATATAATCAAATTAGAACCAGTGATAAGGAAAATCTTAAAACAAACACAGATAAACAGTGCATAAAACACAGAGAGGCAGAGACAAGTATGACAGTAGATTTTACATTGGAAACAATGCAAGTGAGAAGAGAGTAGAGCATCGTCTGCAGATCACTAAAAGAAACATCATCATCCaaaacttgaattttttcttttttttttaacccagagaaaatatcaaaatgaaaacaaatactttTTCAGATACACAAAAGTTGGGGGATCATCACCAGTTGACCTGATATACAATAAATACgtttgatcaaattatgctatgtgcacaGACAAATctgcataatgaatcccactgttatgaataattgtaatgcaccaataaaataaagaaatcaataaatagtcCTTAAAGTTGAAAGATACTGATACTAAACAGAGTCCTGAAtctataaaaaggactggagagttACAGAAATTCAAATAGCATGGATAAGTatgaaaacactttttattattatactcTTTTAAGAAGATAATTGATCAtatagagtaaaaataaaaatctgtaaaatataaaatctataataCTTggccagaaagaaagaaatagaagtataTTGTTTTTAAGTTCTATACCAAGTGGCATATCATTTGCATGTAGACTGGGATAAGTTCAAGTTGTTTATTATAAACCTGTTAAATTCACCCTCCTCAATGGGGAAAGATAAcaggaggtttttgttttttaaaaaactttatggAGAGCAATTTAGGagtatttttcagaatttaaatgGCATGCATATTTTGACCCAACACTTGATGCTTCAGAAATCTATCTTACAGAGATATGAACACCTTTTTAATAAAGCAATTCTTCTGTGGACATTTGATCTAAAGAAGAAACTAGACAAGTACCCAGACATGTAGAGAAGTTTCCCATTCCAATGTAATTTGTACAAGAAAAAAGCTGGAAATTAGCAATAAGCTAAATatccttcaaaatatttaaatgaattttgattTAATCATCAATGGGATACCCTGCAGACATTAAAATTATGGTTTATAACTGTATTTTGATATAGTTAAATATAACAGTGTAAATAAATCCATAACATATCCTTAAATGAAGaaagtttaaataatatatataaaataatccccttttctttttttttttttttttttttttagtaagaaaTAAGAAAGTGATGAGTGTTCATGGGTATGCACatagtaaaatatttagaaggatACATAGTTATTTATGGTAATTTTCTCTGACTAGTGGAATTTCTAAATTCCTTTTGATATTAGTTTATTGTTGCaagaaatatgaattaattttacAATAATTGTTAAACTTATGAAGCTATTTCCATTTGGGAAAAATACCTCTTAAGATTATCCCACCTCtcttacatatgtattttaatatttcttctacaCCTTTCAATcagaaatttcttctaattacaggtgaaagaggaaaaagttttgctttttagttattggtttttattgttcttttaacaTGTTCCAGAACACATtttgctttaaaactttttttgtttatttctgtattagGTATTTTTGTAGAGTTTTGACTTTGTTACCAGGCTTAATTTGAAAGCTGGATTTTGCTTTACTTTTACTACTTAGGCAATTTTTAGGTgaattcatttcacttttttttacatttgtactttatttttttctctctttttatttgttctttttagatgtacacgacaatagagtgcattttgacatattatatacaaatggacaTATCACTAATTTTAATAGCACTACCTACATTTAGTGCATATGGATGTAGTCTCTGAATAAGAGGTAAGCCACCATCCCTTCAACAAAGGATCAGACTGTCACTCTAAAAGGTCATTCAGTGCTACGTGAGATCTTGTTTGCTCAAAAATCATCTCCAACAGGAGCATTATCATTGACTTAGATCATAGTCTGCCTGATTTATAGGTTCTCTCTTGGCACGAATCAGACCAAACAGTCGGATGGGGTCATCATGAATGTTTTCCTCTATTTCCTGACTTTCTGGTGAGACACTCTCTACCAAGTTGTTCTTAGAAATGCTGGCATCCATTGCATGTAATTGCTTGTCTTTCTCCTCTGACAAGTGAGCATTCTGTTTCTTGGGCTTCCTGCGCTTCCCCTTGAAGCTGTGATCAAGTGAGGCGTAGCACATTTGTGCTTCAGCAGGCACCTAAGGAGAAATAAATGTTGATTCTTCATTGTTAGTCTGTTCATTCACTTTCATGACTTCTGAAATTTGTATGGTTATGAAAAACAAGTAACTTGGTTTTGACTTCAGCTActttcagaaaaacaagaaacaagaacagaaaaacaaggaACAACTCAAAGTTTTTGAGTTGAAAAAAGTACAAAGTTAACAActattcacaaaaagaaaattgccTTGGTATTTTATACActcataattttaataaaagatgtcaagttttaaaaaatatttagatgaaTCTTTTCcctggatttttatttctttcttgtacTCAAAATGGACATAACCATTCTAGATTAACTCTCACCAATTCCTGTCTCTACTTTTACCTCAGGTGATTCTTACCCTATGTTGTCCTTACCAAGTAAAAGTACCTCAGTTTGTTGGGAATAATCAATTACAAAGGAATTAAACATATGACAAGTTCTACTTTACACGTGCTTAACAATGGGTCATTTAATGGTACCTATGAAAGTCCCCATTTTTTCCCTATACTTTAAGATACGTAAGTATAGAGGTAAAAATGTCCATTTAAGTGACTGATACCTGGCAAAGAATTaaatttctcatcttttcctGTTATTTCCTTCTTGTGTATCTGTGCCCAAATTCCCTTTGAGTTCATTTTAAGTTGGCCTTGGAGATGTCCATTAACATCCAAGACAGTCTCACAGTTTTCTCTGGCCTAGAACTAGGTCAGAACCAGGACAAGAAGGACAAGATGATAGAGCAACTTGTAGAAGCAACAAAGCTGAGGCCAAGACCTTTAATTTGGTGTTGGAAAACCTAGAACTGAGTGTGACAGGTTGATATATTTGACTctatggaaatgttataggccaggctatatgggcaatgaatgaataaaagacgCCATTTTACCCtgaagactccatgttatgtaggaaatgcttctcctgtgggaacaccccacctctgtacccatcaacagttgcttagcatagcatgtttggcaacacaaaatggcaattcttatataatgtaaaattgttctctttttaattcctatttttcttaaccaatgtaccatgtcaacagtgattgtctagatgttagtaaccatccTTTAACTTGTACCTAACTAagatcattttgacccacttccccttctacTTATgatttagatctcatgatgttagtttatacTTCTGAATCACagtaacagacacttatgattgaggTACTAACTTATGGCATAAAAATCCCCaaaaccctatggttggggctgttctcccaacagccattttgggaactgtgtgagacagtcagttggccagCTAATAaggactctcaaatttgaacttctcagtgttcatcagtctgttcttaagttgagcCCCACAACACTGAATTCCAGCACTACAATATACTAATCATAGAACCCTGAGcagcttttaaaaacttgtttttaaaacctcagttttctttccttaaaaataaaagtagtaatgtctgtctcacagtGATCAGTCATGATCAGTAGATAAAGACAGTATACATGGAAGCTGTAATTATTGTCCAAAAGGACAGTGGTATCATAATAGAAGTTTCAAGCTAAAATGTAAGGATAGTCATTGAACAAACCAAAGTTTTCTGTATTCAgaatttacctttaaaaataggCCAAAATTATATCAATTTGTAGAGGCCAGAGTGAGGAAATAGCATTTGGATTAACAGATGTTAATCCATGGGTAAATATCTTCCTATTGGTACTCATCTTCATGCCAAGAGTAGGATGTCTTATATTTTCTGTCAGGCAGA comes from the Sciurus carolinensis chromosome 9, mSciCar1.2, whole genome shotgun sequence genome and includes:
- the LOC124993087 gene encoding T-cell receptor-associated transmembrane adapter 1 isoform X3 translates to MPLFSLGTSSLLGFGSGYFADLQYFPLYRKATTRIDEYYTEDTPIYGNLDNIIPEAMDENCYEQMKARPDRSVNDMQEAAPSAHVPAEAQMCYASLDHSFKGKRRKPKKQNAHLSEEKDKQLHAMDASISKNNLVESVSPESQEIEENIHDDPIRLFGLIRAKREPINQADYDLSQ